The nucleotide window TCCctacatatacaaaataaataattgacacATTTAGCAAAAGCAGCTGCTCTTGGTTATTGAGAGTAAAAAGGTTTGTTTGGGGATCAGAAGGATGCAGGTTTATTctgaatattgtttttaatgtactttattgggGCACAACACTTATTGCTATAATGAAATTCTCATAGCTTATTAATTTAAGCTTGACATCGTCTCATTGAATTGAACTGTTAacactgtaaacaaaaaaaatattgatactgATACTCATGAGCAGTCTGAAATCAAGATGTGTGGTGAATGTCATGGTGACAGCTGTGTTTAACAGCGCTCCGTGTGTCGATTATGTGTTGCTGGGATATTTGAGCTGCTAATGAGATTGCTCTGGTTCAGTCTTCTATTGCAGAAGTGTTGGTGTCAAGACTCAATACCCCTCGAGCTCCTTTGTCTCCTCTTACAGTCTAGTGCCACTCAATACTAGGGATGGTCTTATTAGATGTAGCTGACCTCCGcgatctctctgtctctctcagtgGGATCAGAGGAAAGAGGATGGTGCTGTCGTTTAGGCCGCTGATCTCCGTCTCTGTGCTGACTCTGTTGGGCTGGTGCTGGTACAGCTTTAGGAGGAGGAGGCCAACGACATATCCTCTCTGTAGTAAAGAGACCGTGTGTTGTTCGGACAGAAGCAGCCCTGTTCACTCCTCCTCTGCTGACTCCAGTATTTTGGGGGAAAGGTCAGTAATGTTAAACGTACATGAGTTGCGTCTACGTCTGTTAAAGAATGCATACTtggttttatacttttttttaattacagtttattagaAGCTTGTAAAAATACTAAAAGCTTTGTTTATGTCCAGTTACCCTGAAACTTACCATGACCAATCCAAGTAAGACACATTGAAATAACAGGCAGATTTGCATTCCAAAAGAGTGAAGACAGACACTGTactctttctgtttttcttctcttACAGTGATCTGAACATGCACCACAGCAACTCAGGATCCTCTGAGATCAAAAACCTTACCAGCACCTCTTCCAAAACAGGCCTCACCAAGGGAGTTCGACCCGAGCCAGAAGGAGAAGTATCTGTTCGCTTCCCTGAGACTCTCCAAACTGAGCAAGAAAAGGACGATGTTGCTGGTGAAAGTCATCCAGACTGGGGAGAAGTTAGTGAAGACGACTCTAGGCTTGAGTCTGATCTGGTTTGTCTCTCTTCAGATCACCTTGCCACGGACTCTCACACATTAACAGAGCAGCAGTCAGGTCCTGTCCGCTTGGACAGTCATAATGGCAGCAACCTGACCCCTGATGGAGGCCTGAACCAGGAGAACCTGGAGAAGATCAGTTCTGTTCAGGTCCAACAGGTCATAGACCCAGCAGCAGAGAACTGGAAAAACCAGGAACCCTGTGATCCACGTGAGCTTGGATTTCAGTTTCCTGCACAAGAATCATTCAGCTGTGATGACAACAGAAGAGGATGCCTTCAGGATGCCAGCTCTTTCAGGGGAAAACTACTCAGCCATTTAGGATCTTCTGGTGGAGATGATTCTGGATGTGGATCCTGCTTCTCAGAGGATGCATTCGGTGCAGAGGGACTGACCAGAGAGTTGTCTGAGGAAGGTCAAGGGTTTGTGATGACCCCCACAGAAGCTAACGCAGTCAGCATTGAGAGCAAAATGACTCCTTGTATGCTCGAGGGgacagaagaagaggaggaggccTTGAGAGGTGCATGAAACATTTACTCTCTggcttttgacttttttttttattcctatgcatagtttatgtattttattattatttttttttaagtcagactTGATATACTTCAATAACAAAGCAGTATAAATGTCCACATGGATCTCGTCTCCAGGTTCAGATGTTAACAGCTGCATTAGTGCTGACACTCAGCTGAGCAGCTTGGCTCCTCCTCCAACCCCACATATCATTTTCTGGGACATAGAGGTGCCAGCGGTGAGCTCCGCCCACAGACACACCCACATACTGATATAGTTTGAATATTACCTTATTAAAAGACTTGTGTATGAATGTGTTCAGGTATGCACCACAACAGAAAATATACATGATCTTTAAGTATTAGAAGAGCTCATGTTACAGGGAATATAGAGGCCTATAtacattgtgtgtgtgctgatataAGATGAGTGACATGACTTCCATAAGAGACAGAAAGACTTGTTGTCCTTTGCAGCATCTGGTTGGCCGATTGATCGGGAAACAGGGGAAGTTCATGAACTTCCTGAAGCAGAGCTCTGGAGCAAAGATCTATGTATCCACCCTGCCTTTCACTCAGGAGATTCAAATCTGCCACATCCAGGGTACGTTTTCCATTGATGATGATGGATACCTCACTCCATGCAGATGCCCGGTGCTTAATACACATCTGTGTTTTTTCATCCAGGCTCACAGCAGCAGGTGGATGATGCTCTCTCACTCATCAGGAAGAAGTTTAAAGATCTGGATCTGACTAATTGTGTTCCTCTGCCCTGCCTGCCAATCACATCCTGGGTGAGGACTCTTAAATTCATGTTAACTCAATTCCAATGACTTGGAACACAGAAACATCATGAAAGTATTGACAAGTTTTCTCAAATTGtgcaatagctttgtgtgagggaCTAACTGAAATTTAAGTGGGAAGTCGGTGCTTTAAGGCACATCATGCTAACTTTGACACCAGTGGCGTTAAATATCCTGACTTTATGTCTTCAGGTGCCAGTTTAGTGTTTAGTAAACCTGAATGTGAGAGTAGCCGTGTGCAGTGTTCTGTTGTTCCCATAGCTGCTGCTGCCTCAGGATGTGTTTCTGGAGGTGATCGTTTCTCGGGTGGAGGCGGGTCATCATCTGTTCGTTCAGCAGCACAGACATCCATCTTATCAGGCCCTTCCCACCCTTATTCAGCACCTGCAGCTCTGCTACTCTCAGCCGGGATGTCCCAGCCTGCCCACCCCTGTCGAAGGTACTGTGTATAGACCCCTACTGAAACACACAGATCTCAAAGTGGAGAATGaattatttacatgtattcatttagcaaatgctttcAATAGGAACAACACAACATCTGTCTCTACCATAGTGTGTTATGGTTTTGCATTTGTCCTCCATAAAATATGGAGAGATTTAGAATCAGCatagctttattggcatgacatttctTTTAGTTTCTATATTATTACCATTCCCCTTATTTAAGAATACCAGTAAAGTTAAAACACTGTGAAAAGTATTTGAGTATGCAGCAACTAACTTCATAAggttcagaaatcaatctaatatgctgatttggttctcaataaatatttcttattattatctgtGATGAAAATATTGaacatatgtacagtatatacgcacacacacacagatagacatCATCTCTGATAGTATAAGTCCTAAATTTGATGAAATATTGCTCTAACTGTGGCAAGTCAAATTATAATTAGGTTCCATGGAGGCAATGTGGTCATCTCTCAAAATAATCTTGATATCTTGTTGTCATCTAGTTTGAGGAAGTCAGTCTATTTTCTGTCTGCCTCTGTCAGTGGGGGTGGTCTGTGCAGCTCCGGTGACAGGAAGTGGCTGGCAGAGAGCCCAGGTCATCCAGTATGACAGCGAGTTTGGCACAGCTCGCATCAGATATGTAGATCAAGGAGGTTATGACACCGTGAACAGCGCCACCCTCAGGCAGATCAGGTCAAGTGGCTTACGTTTGGTTTGAATATTTGTCTGTTATCGTTTTTGGAATGAGTTCAAGCTGATATTTTTAGGATTGTTTTCACAGGTCAGACTTTGTAACATTGCCATTCCAGGCAGCAGAGGTTCTGCTGGACAATATCACTCCTTTGCCAGGTAAAACATTGACCTGTTTATGATTTAAATGGTTTCTGAGATGTGCTGCTGCTTATGGATGTGTCCAAAAAATATAAAGTACagttattttgtacaaaaaaaagaaaacagacaaataaataaaataataaatacttaaatatgctaaaaaaaaaaaagccatttgttTGCTTTGATAGGAGAGAAGAAGTTTTCTCTGGAAGCCAAAACAGCGCTGGAGGAATTAACTGCAAATATGGCTTTAATCATCAAGGTTATTACAAGCAAACACATTTGTCTTTCAGTTTTCtcttttgtatttattgattatttcCATTTTGTTCAATGATTCCACTAGGCTGGAGATTTTCAAACTATTTTACCAGCACTTTCAACTAAAATTATTACTTGAAATGTTGTTTACCAGTACATTTGAATGTCCACAGTTGATTTATAGTCAAATGACGTACAgcttaacccttttttttttttatgtcattttaattCATCAGCTCTGCACTTGGTGATCAAACACAGTTGAGGAACATTTTCATAAGTTCTAAAACAATTCAGACGTAACTTATGTTGTTTATGATCAGGTGACAGGCAGTCAAGACGGCCTTCCTCTGGTGCACATGTGGAAACAGGCAGGAGACGAGGTGTGTACAtctaatttttatttactaaatCTTTACATTTCAGGTATCACCGTTACTTTTGTGCTGTATATGTCTGCAGGTGGTTCTGGTGAACAGATTAATGGCTGATCAGGGGTTTTGCACCTGGTTCGAGATGCAGTGATGGCACAGCTTTTCTCTTATTTTCTCTTGAACACCCTTTTGCACAGTAAATTTGTTTGTTGTATGAAGATTTTGTTAGAGACCTCATTTTTGAAGAATTCTCTTTAAATTGTTAATATTATGCTATTTGATGTTATTTCAATGATGATTGAATTAAGTTATTGCTCCAGAATGCATTGCAGAGTAAACCAAAGCTGCTTATGTGAACAGGTGCTAATATTGTACTGTTCTCTAAGATTATCTCTTGAATGCTGATGGTTTGAAAGATTGTGTTGCACTCAGGTATTTTGATATTGAAGTATATATtagatgtatttgttattttcttcgtctttgcattttgtttcttttctgtaTGATAAGGGTGGGGACAGTGTTGTGCTCTCTTACTGTAAAGCATGAAAGAACTCCAGCAGTGAAGAGCATTATGATCCTCTGCTCAAATGAACTTGTACGATCCAGTGCTCTGTATTCTCATGCTGATGCCGCCAAACATCTCACTACCGTAGAAGTAAAAGATCTGTGGATATCACGAAAatgctgtgcttttttttttttttgtctcgtgCTTATAATGACTTTATACTTTCCCTGAAAAACCTGCATGGCAGATATTGAAGTATATTCAAGGAGAGAAAATCTCAGAGAAAGAGGATACAATCAATCTCTCCATATTTGTCTCAAAATCAACATTAAATGCATGGTTTATAGCCTATTTTAAAGAGTACCAGGCCCCATAGCAAATAATGTCCGTTTTTTTTAGCCCATGTCTAATTTATTTAGTATGTCACAATATCTTcttcagagaaaaaaagaagagtttATAAAGTCCATAATTTCTGAcagatttgaaaaaataaaaataaaaaaattacatgcacCTGCTATTTCTGGCCAACAGATGGCACTCAGTGTAAAGCTTTGAATGGCTGGTTGCTAAGTGttcaaaatagtgtttatttttagaggtgaggttattaatatatacatgaacattatatattttactgatggTGATTGCTCTAATATGGGCAAtcgaaaaaattaaataaaaagcagaaaCCTGCCCTGGAAAACCTGCCTTCTAGAGTTATTGGCAATCAACAGGGAAACACATCCAGTTGACTTACCCATGTGAAAGATTACACCGCAAGGCACTTTGTAGAGAAAAGGTGACTTCTATTGCAATGATTTGCTtgaaatatcatggaaaagtgtGCTGAAATGGGCTGAATATTTAAAGTGACTGCTGACATTCTTCAGTAAACATGCAGAAAGCTCCCTGCATTTGGCCTTGCTCTTGTATCTGCCTGCCGCAGGGGGTCTGATTGGTTTGCTCCGAGGAAGCTGAATGTCACGACTGATTCTGTTGTATGTGTACTCTCACATTCCCCAGTCCTAACTTTGAGATTCAAAGATTCTTCCCTAAGAAGAAAAGCCTCTCCGTTTCCAGAGTGGCCTGATGAATGTGTATCATCCTAAAGAGGCGCATTGATCTGTTAGGCAGCTAACAGATGCACAGCATTAAAAAATGAGACTTTCAGTAAGCAGACGATCCACTCATTAATCAAACACAGATGCCACTGTGACTGTGGGTCTCCCTCACAGATTGGGCTCATATAACATGGTGCAGCTTACTTTTCTTGATACGGGAAACACTCTTACTACTTCTAAAACTCTCCACGATGTACCCTTTACCAGCAGAAGTCATTTTAATATCAAATATCAGAGTCGGAATATCAATTTCAGACTGTGTTTCTGGACTGCTGTGGGTTTAAGAAAGTTTATTAGAACATTAGCAGCATGATCTATGTGTTTACTAGTGAGGAAAGATATTATTGGCTGGTTAAAGACTT belongs to Carassius gibelio isolate Cgi1373 ecotype wild population from Czech Republic chromosome B10, carGib1.2-hapl.c, whole genome shotgun sequence and includes:
- the akap1a gene encoding A-kinase anchor protein 1, mitochondrial isoform X2; translated protein: MVLSFRPLISVSVLTLLGWCWYSFRRRRPTTYPLCSKETVCCSDRSSPVHSSSADSSILGESDLNMHHSNSGSSEIKNLTSTSSKTGLTKGVRPEPEGEVSVRFPETLQTEQEKDDVAGESHPDWGEVSEDDSRLESDLVCLSSDHLATDSHTLTEQQSGPVRLDSHNGSNLTPDGGLNQENLEKISSVQVQQVIDPAAENWKNQEPCDPRELGFQFPAQESFSCDDNRRGCLQDASSFRGKLLSHLGSSGGDDSGCGSCFSEDAFGAEGLTRELSEEGQGFVMTPTEANAVSIESKMTPCMLEGTEEEEEALRGSDVNSCISADTQLSSLAPPPTPHIIFWDIEVPAHLVGRLIGKQGKFMNFLKQSSGAKIYVSTLPFTQEIQICHIQGSQQQVDDALSLIRKKFKDLDLTNCVPLPCLPITSWLLLPQDVFLEVIVSRVEAGHHLFVQQHRHPSYQALPTLIQHLQLCYSQPGCPSLPTPVEVGVVCAAPVTGSGWQRAQVIQYDSEFGTARIRYVDQGGYDTVNSATLRQIRSDFVTLPFQAAEVLLDNITPLPGEKKFSLEAKTALEELTANMALIIKVTGSQDGLPLVHMWKQAGDEVVLVNRLMADQGFCTWFEMQ
- the akap1a gene encoding A-kinase anchor protein 1, mitochondrial isoform X1 is translated as MVLSFRPLISVSVLTLLGWCWYSFRRRRPTTYPLCSKETVCCSDRSSPVHSSSADSSILGESYPETYHDQSNDLNMHHSNSGSSEIKNLTSTSSKTGLTKGVRPEPEGEVSVRFPETLQTEQEKDDVAGESHPDWGEVSEDDSRLESDLVCLSSDHLATDSHTLTEQQSGPVRLDSHNGSNLTPDGGLNQENLEKISSVQVQQVIDPAAENWKNQEPCDPRELGFQFPAQESFSCDDNRRGCLQDASSFRGKLLSHLGSSGGDDSGCGSCFSEDAFGAEGLTRELSEEGQGFVMTPTEANAVSIESKMTPCMLEGTEEEEEALRGSDVNSCISADTQLSSLAPPPTPHIIFWDIEVPAHLVGRLIGKQGKFMNFLKQSSGAKIYVSTLPFTQEIQICHIQGSQQQVDDALSLIRKKFKDLDLTNCVPLPCLPITSWLLLPQDVFLEVIVSRVEAGHHLFVQQHRHPSYQALPTLIQHLQLCYSQPGCPSLPTPVEVGVVCAAPVTGSGWQRAQVIQYDSEFGTARIRYVDQGGYDTVNSATLRQIRSDFVTLPFQAAEVLLDNITPLPGEKKFSLEAKTALEELTANMALIIKVTGSQDGLPLVHMWKQAGDEVVLVNRLMADQGFCTWFEMQ